The genomic region atttttatactattctttccctctttaacttataaaaaagatattatatatagatattataacttaggctttaatagtaatattaaaagtacctaatagagaaaggaaaactataaagtaaattaacttttttattagtattcttaaatatataattaataaaatatatttttaggcAATTAAGGCAGgctttaagcttaataagaGTCTCCTTAGACTTATTAACGCTTAATTAgaaaataagccttaatCTAGGCAgcctttaaagtaatttaataaaaattatagtGCAATTATCGCTAAGgttagcttaaattaatttagtAGGAAAAagttacttattaatatttctagtAAGCTTAGCAATTAGGGCATTAATATCTTAGCTATAACTATCTCTAGAatccttaaattaataagatatagaaaaataaagctaataaagaagcctaaattaactacagtaataaaaaaagagtgcttaaaataatatattatttataaagattagacccttaaagattaaaaagctataatttagttagataaaacttctataatacttttttattattatagtagttattatatttagaggCTACCTAAAGAGCGAtttttttatagctatatttataagagatagaaaggctttagtaaatttatattttaaggctgctttttatataataaaaagggtcCTTTTTATTGTTAGTCTCTAGAaactaaaaaggaaaaaaaggaagctaaagctataatataggcaataaataaagagcttaagctaataataaaagagaaatagaagcttaaaaatagaataaaaaggctaaggctttataatctattagataaaaagcttaaataatcttaaaaaaaagctataggtaagctaataaaaaaagggaaaaaaggcaatattaactaatagcaatactatataaagaccttaattttaaaattactttcttttataaagaaatataaaaaggaaagactaaatacctttatataaaaagattaagcttttagttataaatactatatatagcagcTTTTATATAACGCTAAGGGAGTTTAAAGATTtctttagtatttaaatttactagatttaaatgctattaagcctatctagctatagataaaaaggataataataaaaaaaggtaccttaaaaaatagaaagaaagcTATTTAGAAGTAAAAGACTATATAGAATAACCTTCTATAAGAgaagatttaaatataaattaagagaatttctatatatatttagaaaattatagctttagaaggtaaaaataagtataaaaaaggcagggataaattaatataaaaatcaaTATTTATAGGTACTAACTCTTTTGCCCCACTTAGCGTAATTTTAGCGTcagcaaagacttttgaaaCCTACCTCCGTACTACATATTGTTTTATCAAGAGCCAACCGTGCGTGGCTTGCAACGCAAGGCTTGCCTCGCGGGTGAGCTCCCGCCCTCTTCAGCCTGGTCTTGGCTCGTTGTGGCATGGATTGTTACTCACAACGGTAACATATCGCTCCTCTCCGCACGACGTACGGGATTTGTTTCCAGGGGACACCAAGTAAGATACCTCATTGCCATTGTTTGCTTTCTTGAGGATGAACGTAATGTTCTTAGTAGATGAGCTCTAGAGTTGGTATCCACCATGAGCCAGCTTGACATGGTTACAGGGACCCCTTATGGGTTTCCAAGGATTGGTATATTTCCTCGGCTCGGTTTGATATCTCACTGTGTCTGTCTCCGTATATTCTCTACATAATACATACCATGGCTTTGGCACGATCAAAATGGGTCCTTGACCCCCCTAAGAATGCTTAACTGAAAGCCAAGTTTGGCAAACTGGGCCGTTTCTTCAGCCAGGGTGATAGACCTCTGGGCCGTCTCGGCTGGATCTGCAGATGTGTGTTGAGATTCTGGTTACGTTTACTTGCCAAGCTGGATCTCCCGATTAACTTGTTGGAGACATGACATAGCAACATGTAATGTTTACTTCAGGTGGCATGCTTTCCTAGGTGAGGATTAGACTTTTAACGCGTCTCACAGTCTGCTTAACCAGCAACTGAAGTtctaaagaaagaaaagggagCAAAACGAGGACAATAATTCGAGGTGGGTTGCCGAAGCTGTCTGGCTGTATGTAGTTACGTACGGAGtataacctacctacctagtaccgACTCTGTATAGTACCTTGGAGGTTATAAGGTCAACCATTCCGTGCTGcggaaggaagaaagaatgCTGTGTGTTGAATACCTGCCGCTCATGGCCAAGGTGCAAACCGAGACGAGATTAGAGTGACGCATGTTTCTGGTCGAGGAGTATTATACGAATATAGACCGCGTAAGTGAGGGCCAGACCGTCAATGTCATGGGAATGCAAGAATGAAGCCTCGCAGTCTGAGGAATCGATAGACCGTATTAATTGCCTCAAGAGAATAGCTTGTGAACTTTAAGGAACCCATATATTATGTGAACCACACTTTTCTTATTTCTGGgtttgtttcttttcctaGACAGGATCTAGATCTTCCCCGATAGTATTTAGACGAAAACGTCCAAATTCGAGATGGTTTCGGCAGTTGGAGGTTCGCTCAACCGGGGCGGGGTGTGAAGTCTCCATCATTGACACTTGACAGTTGGAGACTGTGAGGGTAGATGCTGAGCCGACAGTAGTCTCGAAGACAGATACTCTCTTCTAGAAACTGACAGCTATTAAAGGAAGAGTGCTGATGGAACGGCAGAACTACTCAATCTAGCATGCGTTTGTTCTTTTTGTCCCTGGTTTAGGCCTACGACTCTACACACAATAGGTAGttagtatgtatgtatgtagaaTTGAGCCATTCAGCCACAAACATTCCTCCCTTGAActttcaccaccatcataAAGTCCAGATTCGCATCGAAATGCAGTAAGCGCACAGTGCGAAAGACCCCTCAGCTTATCTGGCAACGAAAATTGGAGCAACGTGGGCGTGATGATTCGCCAGGCTTGGCTCGACCGTAACTAGCGGATGCCCCTGAATAGAACAACATCAGCCAGTTCCTGTTGCAGCTACCATGCCTGTACATAGTACCTTGCATCCCTCCAGCTGTTGCCCCTGTACACGCGTCAAATCAGCTTTTGCAGGCTTCGGGTGCCACACGGCTGGGGGTACCAGTACCTGAGCATGAGAGTTGTCTCGTTCCCGTCATCCACTTTGTTCGTGTTCAACTGGCTGAGGGCTTATTAGTGCTAGTCAGTCACTGCAGGGTCGGCCACCTGTGCTGAACTTTGTGGCTCCTCCACTAATATGCATCAAAATGCCAATTTCAGAGGGGAAAACCCTTCCATAATATTTTTCTGATTGCCGCGCCTCACCCTTGATCGATTCCTAGCTTGCCTTGCCTCCAACCAAAATAACAATAATAGCCCACATCACACCCCTGGATGAGATTTGGAGATCTAGTCAACATTGCCTATTCCCCTTTTACCAACTAAAGTacccttcttcatccctCTCGTTCCCTTTTTCATttcctccctctctcttcttctcgacgacttcttgtcttgctgcCTTGTTTCTTCAGTCTTTCTCTTCGCCTTATCCCTTGCGAAACCAGGCCACCTTGAACCAAAGCCCAAGGAGATCAACCTCTTTTTCgccttttttctcttctttgagaTCTTGTCTCTCCTGGGCCCCGCCAAATTGCATATCAAGCACCCCTCGCCTTTTCCGATTCTATTCCATTACAGGACTCGGCTGTCCGTCCGCTCGTTTGCGCGTCCCCCCTAAAATCTGTCTTCAAGGGGTCTCTTATCTACAACCACGACGTTTCTCGCCGACAGCCTCAACCATCTGCAATCGCATCCTttacatcaccaacaaccagaTTAATCATAATGTCGGCTGACGAAAAGATCCGCGTCTCGGGCGAGACGCCTCGTGCGACCACTCCTGTTCTTCCAACGGTTAACCCTGGTCTCGAGAAGTCCCAGTCTGCTCGCGCTTCAGTTCATCCTACTTTCTATGTTATGTCAGTAGTTTTCTCGATTATCCCACGAAGTGACTTGACGATGCGCCAGAACCGTTGCTAACCACATTGTGCAGTGCATGGATTGGTTTTTCATCGTCCGTCATCTTGTTCAACAAATGGCTTCTCGATACGCTCAACTTCCGTACGTTTTTCAACATCATTGTATATCTGCTCCTTTGCTGACATCTCGACTCCTAGGCTACCCCGTCATTCTAACGACCTACCACTTGACCTTCGCGACAGTCATCACTCAAATTATGGCGCGATGGACTCCTTACCTTGACGGCCGCAAGACCGTCAAGATGACAGCTCGCGTTTACGTCCGTGCCGTTGTTCCCATCGgtatcttcttcagcttgagTTTGATCTGCGGAAATTTGACATATCTGTACCTCTCTGTTGCTTTCatccagatgctcaaggctaCCACACCCGTCGCCGTTCTCATCTCTGGCTGGattcttggtgtttctgCTCCCAACCTCAAGCAGTTCCTCAATGTCTCCGCTATTGTTGTCGGTGTCATCATTGCTTCCATGGGCGAGATTCACTTCGTCACTGTTGGTGTGCTCTTCCAGATGGGCGGTATCATTTTTGAGGCTCTGCGACTTACCATGGTCCAGCGCCTGTTGAGCTCTGCTGACTACAAGATGGACCCTCTCGTCTCTCTGTACTATTTTGCTCCCATTTGCGCTGTCATGAACGGCGTGGTTGCTCTTATTTGGGAGATCCCCAGGTGCTCGATGGCCGAAGTTTACCACGTTGGTCTGTTCACCTTCTTCCTTAACGGTCTCTGCGCTTTCTTGCTCAATGTCTCTGTTGTATTCCTGGTATGTTTTCCTTGGAAGTTGCTACGCAACTTGATACTAACGAGTTGATCAGATTGGCAAGACTTCTGCTGTCGTCCTCACACTCTGCGGTGTTCTTAAGGATATTCTCCTGGTCATTGCctccatgatgatctggGGCACCCAGGTTACTGGTCTCCAATTCTTTGGTTACTCCATTGCTCTTGGTGGCATGGTCTACTACAAGCTCGGCTACGAGCAGATCAAGGGCCACATTGCTGATGCCAACCGACAGTGGGCTGAGTTTGGTGCTCGCAAGCCCATTCTCCGCAAGGTCACTATCATCATTGCTACCGCtttcctcatcttcaccttcttcGGTGGTCTTGCTCCCGGTTACTCCTCAGAGGTTGATCCCACCAGACTGGCCAATGAGGTGTCTAACCGTTTCGGCATCAACGATGCTCAGCACGTCTAGAGCTCTGTATTATACGGTCTCAATGTGAAGCAAGACCCGAACGTTTAGTTGACGGGGTGAATGGCGATCTAAGGAACCTCTTTTCTATATCCGTTATTTCCTTATGTATTACGCCCAACCAAGTTATTGAACTTGGTCCGAATGTGTCCACAGTCGGATTGACTTGGCGCACTTTTCTGTGGATTGGAGACTTTTTGATATATTCTGTTTGATTGGGGAAGGGAGGGTCTTATGAAGTGTAAAGCCATAGAGCTGGGCGCAGAGCGCGAGGCAGCGGTCCCATGCATGAACCGCATCACGAAAGGTCTAATTGATGTGTAACTCTAGACGGCGTTTGGCCATAGACATGTAGAAACGAAACGGTTAAGAAAAGCCTACCATAACAAAAGTTCATTGATCTATCGTCTCTCTTTCATTTCACCGGGCTCTGCGTTTGTGTGCGTCTAATGTACGTTTTGACGGTAAATTTTAATTCATGTTATGGATTTCGTAAACCTCGTAGACGTTTAACCGTCAAGAAAAGTCCTAAAGGTCTATTCAACACCCCATTGATGGCATCAATTCATTGAACGCCGCCAGTGGTATCCTTCGGTCGGGACAACACGTCCGTCCGATCCGCGTTGTATATTGACGCTACAATCACGCGGCAAGTAGAGATCTGGTTGTGTTTTAAGAAACTTCATATTGAGCCCATAAAAACCGGCGTTCCTTAGTGCCATCGATGCTCTGTACATCCCGCCAACTCCCTAACCGTGATGGAGAAACGATTCCTTTTTTAAAACTCTGTGGTAGGTGGTTAGCAACGCTCTAATTTATGTAAATCCCAAGAGTACTCGGCGGGCTTTCATGCAGCTCCGCTCGAGTGGTATAGCGCAGCGATGGGATAACATACTGAGAGGGGTGAAGAACCAACGGTTCTTGCCGCTGGTGTATCGCTCCTCGAGCACCTTCTTGACCGTCTTCTTGGCATCCTCGCGCTGGGAAACCTCCTTGAAGGTGTCGTTGGAGACGGCGCCCTTGAGGCCCTCAAGCTCCAGGGTGTAGCGAGTGGGCATCAAGTGGTTGTAgttgatgaccttgatgaaaggcttgatcttgtttcGCTTCTCCTGGCGGGTCTTGGACATGCGGCGGGTGATCTTGGAAGGGTATCGCTCAATGCCGGCAACCAGGGCGTGACCGAAAGGGTGAGGCTTGTTGCCGTTGTCAACGGGCTGGATGATGACAACCTAATTAAAGCAATCGAGTCAGCGAAATGTTTCCTTGAAGAAAACGACAGTCAAGATCGGCTCCCATCATAGTATTCCTGCGAGTTCTGCGCTCCGCGTCTTGTCATATAAAACACAAACGACCTCTTCGTTTCAATCCCTTCCCTCGACCCTATCTTGCTCGGATGCCGCAGAACTCGGGAAATGCCATAGAATAGCAGTATAAAATCTGTCGAGGTCGTACCTTCTTTCCGGCGTATCTGCCGcgggtgatgatggcgactCGGCCGACCTTGAGGAACTTCATCTTGTCCGGCGGTGTGTTGTCTGCTGGTTAGTGAAGTTGCGAGGAGTTGTCAAGACAAGTTCAAATTACGCACCAAAATATTTTGTGTGGGCTGGTGGCAAGCGAGACCCAGCTAGTCACATGACAAGGTTCCTTCCATTTTTCGGAGCGTCCTGTGTGAGGGGTCCGTGCATGAGGACCTGCCCTGAACTTTTCGAGGCACTCATTCTGTATTACCTAAGCTCCAGTCGTTGGCGGCTCCAATTGTATGGGTGGGTGGGAGTTAGGCAAAGCTCCTCCATTGAGCCACCTCACCTCCATCATTGTTCATGTACTTGATAAGATAGGTATATCACGATGCCTGCACCGACATATATAATCTCCCGCGCTGCGGATCCAATTTTCGGAGTTTTGATTGGCCTTTCAGCCGCTGCAACCAGAATCAACCGTGAAGAAAAGGACAAAGGTCAAACAACTCAACAGACTCTTGAAGCTGCACGACGGTAATCCCACAAATGATTAGCTGGCAATAGGATAAACACTGATTAACAACATAGACGAGTTGGACTTTCTTCCAAGTCTTCGTAATCATATCTGGGCTTGCTTTGGCACTTGAGTCACTACTGGTTTTGCGAACTTCCAAGATGATAATGGCATGTCAAGCCTTTTTTGGATATTCTATCTCATTATATACATGCAATTAGTCACCAAAAGATGGACCatattccttcttcatcgcttCCCGAACAATTTGTCCGCAGAGTTTGGCCGTTGGGTTGACACTCACGGCCAAACCCTTTGCAATTGGATTTCCATACCTCCCACCAAATGCCAGGTCTCGAGATGCGGCACCCTCAAAGTCGAGCCTTTCCCATTTGGATTCTTCAAGGGTCCCATCTATATCCAAGGAACGACTAAGCATTAGTCTGGCTGTTTTCAGATATAATGCAGCTCTTTGGGTGTGAGCCATAGACAGAGTGCGCGCGACCTGAGGAGAAATAGGcatggttggtgatgaagggcTGAGGAGTGCGATTGACGTTTCGATATCGCTCAATGCTGTCACAACAGCTTTTTTCCTTTCCGCCTGGGTGGGTGACTCTATTAAGGGTGCGGAGTTGTCCTTGGTATCGGAGAGCATCATCGCATCTCCGTATAGTCGCCTGAGGATCTGTACACGGTTGTTTCTGGCGCTGGCGTAGTTGGGATACTCAGCGATGATACTCTCAACCGCCGAAAGGCTTTGCTGATAACCCTTGACAGCAGCGTCTTTTACTTCTTCAGATCCAAGACTCTTCAACTGGGTTTCAAGTCTCTGGATGGAACGAATTATGTCTCGCTCCCCCTCGACTACTCGCTCATATATCGTGGCATCTGTAATGTTTGGGTCCCGTGGTAATGAGGAGTCGAGAACGATACCAGCATATGGGTTTGACTCCGGATCCTTGATTTTCTCGAGGATATTGATATCGTGTTTGCTTAAGCATACAGATGCCATTTCGACTGTTGTCGAGCAGTGGCTGGACAGATAAAGATGACTCGGTGATTCAGTTTGAGACCTGCGATTCTGCTATTTGGCGAGAACGATAGATTCAGGAAACTACCTCTGGAGGTGTAGATCTTGGGACGTTCGGGATTTGATGTGACGTGTTGAGCGACAGACATGGCACTGAAAAGGGTTGGCTCAGGGTTCTAAATACCATTCCTGCTATGGGTATGCTGGATAAGCCGACCTGCTTGAGAGGCGTCTCGGCTTTAGCGGGAGATGATCGATGCTCAGGCGACTAGTTCCTCCATTGTCGCGCATCTCTCATCCGCAAGGATGTTTCGGCCGGCTTTGCTGCTGACAGTTCCGCAGTCCATCACAGGGCATGTCGCCATAGAGTGCTTGTTAAGCCGTATTGGGACTTCTGGAAGATGTCGGCCAATGTCGGCTTGGGGCGGCTGGCGCCGCAACGGGACACTCGGCCGGGGAAGTTCCGCAGTGATAACCTTacaaccaccatcaacaaccttcGGCACTACCGCCCTTGAGATCGATCAATTGGGCTCTCTTGGCTcttttgatgatatcaatCAGACCGCCGTCTGACGCGGAAGCCCCGCGCGTGACCCTTAACCCTGCCATGACGGGCATGGCTTTGCTTTCTTACACCGCAAACCCCATTGGTTCCCAGTTTCATTGAAACTCTGAAAGCCAACGAGGATGTTACCGATGGATATGACTGGTATGAGCTATCTCCTGCTTATCCTGGCAGACCTGTCTTGGGCCGTATAATGCCTTCTCCAGGCGGAGCCGTTCCGTGTGAGAaatgacaaagaaacaagcaaTACTGTTGCTTCATGGTTAAGCCGGGCTTGAATCAAATTGGGATTTCTTACATATATTCGTCTATAGCCCCCCATCTCATCCATAGCCATCAGCTCAAGTCAGTCAACAATTTCCTGCATACCTAGCTTCTCGAAGCCACCACACGGAAACAATTCGACCCTAAAATACAAGCCTCAAACAAACGTTTACTCTATTCTGATATCAGAGACTCATCCATCAAACCGTCTGTGTGTCAATGTCCCCTTCTGCCGTCACCAACTCCCCTCCTCAGCAGGCAACTCAGCCTACTACTATTCCTATCACTTCTGCCCTCGACCAAGCAGACAACACTTTTGCGGTTCAGCCGCCCCCTAACTTCACCGGCTATGACCACATAACCTGGTGGGTTGGCAATGCCAAACAGGCTGCCTCATATTACACCAATCTTTTTGGCTTCAAGCCCATCGCATATAAGGGACTCGAGACTGGAAGCCGATACTTTGCCTCGTATGTCATTGAGAACAACGATGTCCGCTTCGTTTTCACCTCGCCTCTGCGATCAGAAGCTCATTTCCCAGACGACGAACCTATCTCCAAGTCGGACCGAAAACTTCTCAAGGAGATGTACGCTCATCTGGAACGCCATGGCGACGCCGTGAAGGATGTTGCCTTTGAGGTCGAGAATGTCGACGGAGTATATCACAAGGCGGTTCAGGAGGGTGCTATTGCTGTTCAAGACCCCAAGgtcagcaaggacaaggagcaTGGCTCCGTCTCCACAGCCGTCATATGCACATATGGTGACACCACCCATACCCTCATCTCCCGTCAAAACTACACGGGACCCTTCCTCCCTGGCTACCGAATCTGGAAGAAGCACAGGGCCACTGTGTCTCTGCCAGATGTTCCCCTAGCCCGCATCGACCACTGCGTTGGTAACCAGTCCTGGAACGAGATGGACTCGGCCTGCGCTTTCTACGAGCAGTGTCTGTCCTTCCACCGTTTTTGGTCTGTAGACGATTCACAGATCTGTACCGAGTTCTCAGCTCTGAGCTCCGTTGTCATGGCTTCACCAAACAACATTGTTAAGATGCCCATCAATGAGCCAGCtctcggcaagaagaagtccCAGATTGAGGAGTacgtcatcttcaactctggACCTGGCGTCCAGCATATTGCACTTCTAACTCCCGATATCATCACTGCCGTCTCAGCCCTACGCGCTCGTGGTGTTGAGTTCATCGACGTTCCACCTTCATATTACACTGACATGCGCCACCGTCTCAAGACAGAGCGTCGCAACTgggagctcaaggaggaatttgagactcttgagcGCCTCAACATCCTAATCGACTACGATGAGGGTGGTTACCTGCTTCAACTTTTCACCAAGCCCCTCATGGACCGACCCACAGTCTTCATTGAGATCATTCAGCGTAACGACTTCGACGGCTTCGGCGCTGGTAACTTTAAGAGCTTGTTCGAGGCTATTGAGCGTGAGCAAGCTGAGCGTGGCAACCTGTAAAAGGGTTGTCTCTGTGATGGGGCATATCAATGAGGGGAAATAAAAATTGCGTCACATATGCATATACATAGCCCATATTGCATGGGGAGGATTCAAGGATAACCAAAATTTCGTTGGAGCATGAGACGTTTCTGATGGCATGTCATTATTTCAATACTGGACAGCGATACACCACACCAGTGCCTACAAGCCATTTGCCCACGGGATATTTAGACTGAAATACAATAGAACTTGACAGAAACTCTAGTTCCTAATGCGTCGTTTCCAGGTCGTTATGTGCGATGCTTACTCACATTATTTACGACATGGATGAATGTTGCCTCTTCTTTTGTTTACTCCTGGGATAACAACCTCCTTTCTCTCTTATCTTAAGCTACACATAATGACACATAGTTTTACACACATATAGTCTCAACCTCTATGTCATTACAACATCACCGTTGGTGTATGCAGCTGTGCCGTTCGGCTCACCCGATGAGGCAGCGATATCTGTCTTCGATAGTAAGCTCTGACAGCCCGGGCAGTTGTGGACAACCTCATGGGCAAAGACGTCGCAGTCGATGCAAAAATGTTGTCCACACACTTCACATGCATATCGCCCACTTTCACTGACGCCCTTGGCTGTCTTTGGTGCGCCACTGTCTTCTCTAGACTTGTCGGGTGCTTTGCCCTTTGGTGGCTCAGGGAATGGCGCTAAGCatgagaagcaggctgcAGAGCGGTTGGCTCTAGTCCAGGGCACCTCGACCCAATTTCGTAACGggaagagatgatgatatgagCGGGCAAGGTGAGTCGATAGAATAAGGGTAAGGTCACAAGCTGGACACTCAGCCGGTATGCGGCACACACGAGCGCCACAACGGGTGCAGAGATATCCCTCTCGGAACGGCCGATTATGACACGCGCAATAACTTGTAGTCCCGTTAGGAACAAGTGTCCGAGACGGGAAGCCCATCATGAGAAGACTGGCTGTGCTCTGTTCCGCCGTGCGTGTCACAGGGGGTGTCGTGGCTGCGAGGAAAAGTTCGCGGAAATGGACCTCGTCCATCGCGATATTGTATTGTGACTCATCACCGGCATTCGTTCGTGAGCACAGATCAGCGCAAATAGCTACCTGGGCAGAAAGACCGACAATAGACACACGTATTCGATCCGTTATCAGGTTGCCAATGGTTTCATGAATATCGCCGGGATCGCTGGATAGTAATGCGCCATAGATAATGAGTACTTCTCGTGTGCCGTGAGAAGGCGCATGGCTACAGCAAGTTAGTTTGACTGTTTCTCTATCGTGGCCCAATTAGAAACTCACAACAGAGCTCCTCGACACATCTCCAGAGCGTTCTGCAAGCTTGGATTGCCTTGGGGATCTTCGTTCTCCAGCCCTTTTAGCTTTTCCAAGTGTTCTGTCGGGTTTCCTCCAACATCGCTAATTCTCACAGCAACTCCATCTCGCATACCAATGATTCCTAGTTGCGAAATAGGATTTTGTTCAAAGAACTCTCGCACGAAGGCTGCCGCATAGCTCAGCATGAGACGATACCTTGTAGGTAGCAGATCCTTCTCTGTCATAGCGAAGGACATATCCAGCACAAGCACCATATGTCGAATGATTCCTCTTTGTAGGGGCGTCGTATCGCGTAGTAGTCGCTTccgcttctcagcctcaagcgcTGTGAGACTTAGtattccatcttc from Fusarium fujikuroi IMI 58289 draft genome, chromosome FFUJ_chr04 harbors:
- a CDS encoding related to triose phosphate/3-phosphoglycerate/phosphate translocator; its protein translation is MSADEKIRVSGETPRATTPVLPTVNPGLEKSQSARASVHPTFYVIAWIGFSSSVILFNKWLLDTLNFRYPVILTTYHLTFATVITQIMARWTPYLDGRKTVKMTARVYVRAVVPIGIFFSLSLICGNLTYLYLSVAFIQMLKATTPVAVLISGWILGVSAPNLKQFLNVSAIVVGVIIASMGEIHFVTVGVLFQMGGIIFEALRLTMVQRLLSSADYKMDPLVSLYYFAPICAVMNGVVALIWEIPRCSMAEVYHVGLFTFFLNGLCAFLLNVSVVFLIGKTSAVVLTLCGVLKDILLVIASMMIWGTQVTGLQFFGYSIALGGMVYYKLGYEQIKGHIADANRQWAEFGARKPILRKVTIIIATAFLIFTFFGGLAPGYSSEVDPTRLANEVSNRFGINDAQHV
- a CDS encoding probable 60S large subunit ribosomal protein, producing MKFLKVGRVAIITRGRYAGKKVVIIQPVDNGNKPHPFGHALVAGIERYPSKITRRMSKTRQEKRNKIKPFIKVINYNHLMPTRYTLELEGLKGAVSNDTFKEVSQREDAKKTVKKVLEERYTSGKNRWFFTPLSMLSHRCAIPLERSCMKARRVLLGFT
- a CDS encoding probable 4-hydroxyphenylpyruvate dioxygenase, which gives rise to MSPSAVTNSPPQQATQPTTIPITSALDQADNTFAVQPPPNFTGYDHITWWVGNAKQAASYYTNLFGFKPIAYKGLETGSRYFASYVIENNDVRFVFTSPLRSEAHFPDDEPISKSDRKLLKEMYAHLERHGDAVKDVAFEVENVDGVYHKAVQEGAIAVQDPKVSKDKEHGSVSTAVICTYGDTTHTLISRQNYTGPFLPGYRIWKKHRATVSLPDVPLARIDHCVGNQSWNEMDSACAFYEQCLSFHRFWSVDDSQICTEFSALSSVVMASPNNIVKMPINEPALGKKKSQIEEYVIFNSGPGVQHIALLTPDIITAVSALRARGVEFIDVPPSYYTDMRHRLKTERRNWELKEEFETLERLNILIDYDEGGYLLQLFTKPLMDRPTVFIEIIQRNDFDGFGAGNFKSLFEAIEREQAERGNL
- a CDS encoding related to transcription factor TFIIH chain p47, producing MADSDGEYVADMSDDDLMDHRVTDDDPQAAKGKSAKSRKGDSARAWEVSKRTWETNLPEEEDGILSLTALEAEKRKRLLRDTTPLQRGIIRHMVLVLDMSFAMTEKDLLPTRYRLMLSYAAAFVREFFEQNPISQLGIIGMRDGVAVRISDVGGNPTEHLEKLKGLENEDPQGNPSLQNALEMCRGALFHAPSHGTREVLIIYGALLSSDPGDIHETIGNLITDRIRVSIVGLSAQVAICADLCSRTNAGDESQYNIAMDEVHFRELFLAATTPPVTRTAEQSTASLLMMGFPSRTLVPNGTTSYCACHNRPFREGYLCTRCGARVCRIPAECPACDLTLILSTHLARSYHHLFPLRNWVEVPWTRANRSAACFSCLAPFPEPPKGKAPDKSREDSGAPKTAKGVSESGRYACEVCGQHFCIDCDVFAHEVVHNCPGCQSLLSKTDIAASSGEPNGTAAYTNGDVVMT